In Oncorhynchus kisutch isolate 150728-3 linkage group LG5, Okis_V2, whole genome shotgun sequence, a genomic segment contains:
- the LOC109890443 gene encoding zinc finger E-box-binding homeobox 2 isoform X1, with protein sequence MKHEIMADGPRCKRRKQANPRRKNEAALNYENVMDTGSETEDEDKLLVSEEDGLLNGVGSPASLNNHDVGSPRVGHALMTKEDEDDDMRDSGVDHVWHDNDMLHASVDGTDEIKDDYDTMGPDATLQTVGNGTVKNVVDCTSEFEEFFAKRSKLQEESHVVSIAEYLQRGDTAIIYPEAPEGEELSRMGTPEASETNGQEENDLPPGTPDAFAQLLTCPYCDRGYKRLTSLKEHIKYRHEKNEENFACPLCNYTFAYRTQLERHMATHKPGRDQHQLLNQGAGNRKFKCTECGKAFKYKHHLKEHLRIHSGEKPYECPNCKKRFSHSGSYSSHISSKKCIGLIAVNGRMRNNMKTGSSPTSASSSPTNTAITQLRHKLENGNGNGKPLGHHQDQNNHHLNIKTEPLDFNDYKLMMASHGFGAPGPFMNGGMGGNSSPLGIHCSARSPMQHLGVGIEQQLLGYPSLSNNLSEVQKVLQIVDNTVCRQKMDCKPEEISRLKAYMKELGNQIEEQKQGLTSQGGHQVGLPVVSHNGATKSIIDYTLEKVNEAKACLQSLTTDSKRQISTIKREKSNHMLDLGTEDKMHENNIMFTPFSCQYCKEAFPGPIPLHQHERYLCKMNEEIKTVLQTSENLMPTKQGMFTEKHALLLSSMLSEKSPINPYKDHMSVLKAYFAMNMEPNSEELLKISIAVGLPQEFVKEWFEQRKVFQYGTPRTPPLEQRRNNHADMVLAANNHNHTPTKDSMAARSPVSLIKCNDRDRNRDHHIMSPSIAELHNNVNNCENQLRLMKANTFSGHAKHMADHSKMDHLSRSSTPSPLNLSSTSSKNSQSSSYTPNSLMSEDLNHNMNLPEQPLDLSLPKLMKEPKHAMTVKSRPKLNGINHHDHSSVPSPREHFEEPLNLAYLKKEFEGRGQNHLNGDFNKSTSPLFGMNPFGAKPMYTSLPQQTAFPPATFMSPMQASMPGLRPYPGLDQMSFLPHMAYTYATGAATFAEMQQQQRRKYQRKPGFQGELLDGTADYMSGLDDMTDSDSCLSRKKIKKTESGMYACDLCDKTFQKSSSLLRHKYEHTGKRPHQCQICKKAFKHKHHLIEHSRLHSGEKPYQCDKCGKRFSHSGSYSQHMNHRYSYCKREAEEREAAEREAREKGHLEPTELLLSRAYLQGMTPQGYPDLEDREGILREGGMNGGMRDRQKEVEGTYAKIGRREEDFEEEEEESENKSMDTDPDTLRDEEENGEHSMDDSSFDGKTETKSDHEDNMEDGM encoded by the exons ATGAAATTAAAGATGATTATGACACTATGGGGCCTGACGCCACTCTTCAGACGGTTGGAAACGGTACAG TTAAGAATGTTGTTGATTGCACTTCCGAGTTTGAGGAGTTCTTCGCCAAGCGTAGCAAGCTCCAGGAGGAGAGCCACGTGGTCAGCATCGCTGAGTACCTGCAGCGGGGCGACACTGCCATCATTTACCCAGAAGCACCCGAGGGAGAGGAGCTGTCCCGTATGGGCACGCCCGAAGCGTCTGAAACAAACGGCCAGGAGGAAAATG ACCTGCCACCTGGAACTCCAGATGCTTTCGCCCAACTGTTGACCTGCCCCTACTGCGACCGGGGTTACAAGCGCTTGACATCGCTCAAGGAGCACATCAAGTACCGCCACGAGAAGAACGAGGAGAACTTCGCCTGCCCCCTGTGTAACTACACGTTTGCTTACCGCACTCAGCTTGAGCGACATATGGCCACGCACAAGCCCGGCAGAGATCAG CACCAACTGCTGAACCAGGGGGCTGGCAACCGCAAGTTCAAATGCACAGAATGTGGCAAGGCCTTCAAATACAAGCACCATCTGAAGGAACACCTGCGGAttcacagtg GTGAGAAGCCATACGAATGCCCAAACTGCAAGAAGCGCTTCTCCCACTCAGGCTCCTACAGCTCACACATCAGCAGCAAGAAGTGCATCGGCCTTATAGCAGTCAACGGGAGGATGCGCAACAACATGAAGACAGGCTCTTCCCCTACATCAGCCTCGTCGTCCCCCACTAACACCGCCATCACCCAGCTGAGACACAAGCTAGAGAACGGAAACGGAAACGGCAAGCCCCTGGGCCACCACCAGGACCAGAACAACCACCACCTGAACATCAAAACAGAACCACTCGACTTCAACGACTACAAACTCATGATGGCCTCCCATGGCTTCGGCGCGCCTGGGCCCTTCATGAACGGAGGGATGGGGGGAAATAGCAGCCCGCTAGGGATCCACTGCTCAGCCCGGAGCCCCATGCAGCACCTGGGGGTGGGGATCGAACAACAGCTCCTTGGTTACCCGTCCCTGAGCAACAACCTGAGCGAGGTCCAAAAGGTGCTCCAGATCGTGGACAACACTGTGTGCAGGCAGAAGATGGACTGCAAACCGGAGGAGATCTCCAGGCTCAAGGCTTACATGAAGGAGCTCGGGAACCAGATCGAGGAGCAGAAACAGGGACTGACGTCACAGGGGGGTCACCAGGTCGGTCTGCCAGTCGTCAGCCATAATGGGGCCACTAAAAGCATCATCGACTacacattagaaaaagtgaacgAAGCCAAAGCTTGTCTCCAGAGCTTGACCACGGACTCAAAGAGGCAAATTAGCACTATCAAACGCGAGAAATCCAACCACATGCTAGATTTAGGTACAGAGGATAAGATGCATGAGAACAACATTATGTTTACACCCTTTTCTTGCCAATACTGCAAAGAAGCCTTCCCAGGTCCAATTCCCTTGCATCAGCATGAACGTTACCTGTGTAAAATGAATGAGGAGATCAAGACAGTTCTCCAGACTAGCGAGAACCTTATGCCCACAAAACAGGGGATGTTTACGGAGAAGCATGCCCTCCTGCTCTCGTCCATGCTGTCTGAGAAAAGCCCCATCAACCCGTACAAGGACCACATGTCAGTGCTCAAGGCCTACTTCGCTATGAACATGGAGCCCAATTCAGAGGAACTACTGAAGATCTCCATAGCGGTCGGCCTTCCTCAGGAATTCGTCAAAGAGTGGTTCGAACAGAGGAAAGTCTTCCAGTACGGCACCCCAAGAACTCCACCACTAGAACAACGAAGGAACAACCATGCAGATATGGTTCTAGCCgcaaacaaccacaaccacactccCACTAAAGACTCAATGGCAGCTAGATCCCCAGTGTCCCTGATCAAGTGTAATGACCGTGACCGCAACCGTGACCACCATATCATGTCCCCCTCCATTGCAGAGCTCCATAACAACGTCAACAACTGTGAGAACCAACTCAGACTCATGAAAGCCAACACGTTCAGTGGACACGCCAAACACATGGCTGACCACTCCAAAATGGACCACCTCTCAAGGAGCAGCACACCTTCTCCTTTGAACCTTTCCTCCACATCTTCCAAAAACTCCCAGAGTAGCTCTTATACTCCAAACAGCCTGATGTCTGAGGACCTGAACCACAACATGAACCTGCCTGAACAACCACTGGACCTGTCACTGCCAAAGCTCATGAAGGAGCCCAAACACGCCATGACCGTGAAGAGCAGACCTAAACTAAACGGTATTAACCACCATGACCACTCCAGTGTTCCCTCCCCACGAGAACACTTCGAAGAGCCACTTAACCTGGCCTATCTCAAGAAGGAGTTTGAAGGCAGAGGCCAGAACCACCTCAATGGAGACTTCAACAAAAGTACCAGCCCCTTGTTTGGGATGAACCCCTTCGGTGCCAAACCTATGTACACGTCGCTTCCGCAACAGACCGCGTTCCCACCTGCCACCTTCATGTCGCCGATGCAGGCCAGCATGCCTGGGCTGAGGCCGTACCCAGGGCTGGATCAGATGAGCTTCCTACCACACATGGCCTACACTTATGCAACAGGAGCAGCTACCTTTGCTGAgatgcagcagcagcagaggagaaAATACCAGCGAAAGCCTGGTTTCCAG GGGGAGCTGCTCGACGGAACAGCCGATTACATGTCAGGACTGGATGACATGACCGATTCAGACTCCTGTCTGTCCCGGAAGAAGATTAAGAAGACAGAAAGTGGTATGTACGCGTGTGACTTGTGCGACAAAACATTCCAGAAGAGCAGTTCCCTCCTAAGACACAAATATGAACACACAG GTAAACGGCCACATCAGTGTCAAATCTGCAAGAAGGCATTCAAACACAAGCATCACCTTATAGAACATTCACGACTGCACTCGGGCGAGAAACCGTACCAGTGTGACAAGTGCGGTAAGCGCTTCTCTCACTCCGGCTCTTACTCCCAGCACATGAACCACCGCTACTCTTACTGCAAGAGGGAGGCCGAGGAGAGGGAAGCGGCCGAGAGAGAGGCCCGGGAGAAGGGCCACCTAGAGCCCACAGAGCTACTATTGAGCCGGGCCTACTTACAGGGCATGACTCCTCAGGGCTACCCCGACCTGGAGGACCGCGAGGGCAttctgagggaaggagggatgaacgGAGGCATGAGAGATCGCCAAAAGGAAGTTGAAGGAACGTACGCGAAAATAGGACGTAGGGAAGAGGActttgaggaggaggaagaggagagcgagAACAAGAGCATGGACACAGATCCAGACACgttgagggatgaggaggagaacGGCGAGCACTCGATGGACGATAGTTCTTTTGACGGGAAAACAGAAACCAAATCGGATCACGAGGACAACATGGAGGACGGCATGTAA
- the LOC109890443 gene encoding zinc finger E-box-binding homeobox 2 isoform X5 yields the protein MKHEIMADGPRCKRRKQANPRRKNALNYENVMDTGSETEDEDKLLVSEEDGLLNGVGSPASLNNHDVGSPRVGHALMTKEDEDDDMRDSGVDHVWHDNDMLHASVDGTDEIKDDYDTMGPDATLQTVGNGTVKNVVDCTSEFEEFFAKRSKLQEESHVVSIAEYLQRGDTAIIYPEAPEGEELSRMGTPEASETNGQEENDLPPGTPDAFAQLLTCPYCDRGYKRLTSLKEHIKYRHEKNEENFACPLCNYTFAYRTQLERHMATHKPGRDQHQLLNQGAGNRKFKCTECGKAFKYKHHLKEHLRIHSGEKPYECPNCKKRFSHSGSYSSHISSKKCIGLIAVNGRMRNNMKTGSSPTSASSSPTNTAITQLRHKLENGNGNGKPLGHHQDQNNHHLNIKTEPLDFNDYKLMMASHGFGAPGPFMNGGMGGNSSPLGIHCSARSPMQHLGVGIEQQLLGYPSLSNNLSEVQKVLQIVDNTVCRQKMDCKPEEISRLKAYMKELGNQIEEQKQGLTSQGGHQVGLPVVSHNGATKSIIDYTLEKVNEAKACLQSLTTDSKRQISTIKREKSNHMLDLGTEDKMHENNIMFTPFSCQYCKEAFPGPIPLHQHERYLCKMNEEIKTVLQTSENLMPTKQGMFTEKHALLLSSMLSEKSPINPYKDHMSVLKAYFAMNMEPNSEELLKISIAVGLPQEFVKEWFEQRKVFQYGTPRTPPLEQRRNNHADMVLAANNHNHTPTKDSMAARSPVSLIKCNDRDRNRDHHIMSPSIAELHNNVNNCENQLRLMKANTFSGHAKHMADHSKMDHLSRSSTPSPLNLSSTSSKNSQSSSYTPNSLMSEDLNHNMNLPEQPLDLSLPKLMKEPKHAMTVKSRPKLNGINHHDHSSVPSPREHFEEPLNLAYLKKEFEGRGQNHLNGDFNKSTSPLFGMNPFGAKPMYTSLPQQTAFPPATFMSPMQASMPGLRPYPGLDQMSFLPHMAYTYATGAATFAEMQQQQRRKYQRKPGFQGELLDGTADYMSGLDDMTDSDSCLSRKKIKKTESGKRPHQCQICKKAFKHKHHLIEHSRLHSGEKPYQCDKCGKRFSHSGSYSQHMNHRYSYCKREAEEREAAEREAREKGHLEPTELLLSRAYLQGMTPQGYPDLEDREGILREGGMNGGMRDRQKEVEGTYAKIGRREEDFEEEEEESENKSMDTDPDTLRDEEENGEHSMDDSSFDGKTETKSDHEDNMEDGM from the exons ATGAAATTAAAGATGATTATGACACTATGGGGCCTGACGCCACTCTTCAGACGGTTGGAAACGGTACAG TTAAGAATGTTGTTGATTGCACTTCCGAGTTTGAGGAGTTCTTCGCCAAGCGTAGCAAGCTCCAGGAGGAGAGCCACGTGGTCAGCATCGCTGAGTACCTGCAGCGGGGCGACACTGCCATCATTTACCCAGAAGCACCCGAGGGAGAGGAGCTGTCCCGTATGGGCACGCCCGAAGCGTCTGAAACAAACGGCCAGGAGGAAAATG ACCTGCCACCTGGAACTCCAGATGCTTTCGCCCAACTGTTGACCTGCCCCTACTGCGACCGGGGTTACAAGCGCTTGACATCGCTCAAGGAGCACATCAAGTACCGCCACGAGAAGAACGAGGAGAACTTCGCCTGCCCCCTGTGTAACTACACGTTTGCTTACCGCACTCAGCTTGAGCGACATATGGCCACGCACAAGCCCGGCAGAGATCAG CACCAACTGCTGAACCAGGGGGCTGGCAACCGCAAGTTCAAATGCACAGAATGTGGCAAGGCCTTCAAATACAAGCACCATCTGAAGGAACACCTGCGGAttcacagtg GTGAGAAGCCATACGAATGCCCAAACTGCAAGAAGCGCTTCTCCCACTCAGGCTCCTACAGCTCACACATCAGCAGCAAGAAGTGCATCGGCCTTATAGCAGTCAACGGGAGGATGCGCAACAACATGAAGACAGGCTCTTCCCCTACATCAGCCTCGTCGTCCCCCACTAACACCGCCATCACCCAGCTGAGACACAAGCTAGAGAACGGAAACGGAAACGGCAAGCCCCTGGGCCACCACCAGGACCAGAACAACCACCACCTGAACATCAAAACAGAACCACTCGACTTCAACGACTACAAACTCATGATGGCCTCCCATGGCTTCGGCGCGCCTGGGCCCTTCATGAACGGAGGGATGGGGGGAAATAGCAGCCCGCTAGGGATCCACTGCTCAGCCCGGAGCCCCATGCAGCACCTGGGGGTGGGGATCGAACAACAGCTCCTTGGTTACCCGTCCCTGAGCAACAACCTGAGCGAGGTCCAAAAGGTGCTCCAGATCGTGGACAACACTGTGTGCAGGCAGAAGATGGACTGCAAACCGGAGGAGATCTCCAGGCTCAAGGCTTACATGAAGGAGCTCGGGAACCAGATCGAGGAGCAGAAACAGGGACTGACGTCACAGGGGGGTCACCAGGTCGGTCTGCCAGTCGTCAGCCATAATGGGGCCACTAAAAGCATCATCGACTacacattagaaaaagtgaacgAAGCCAAAGCTTGTCTCCAGAGCTTGACCACGGACTCAAAGAGGCAAATTAGCACTATCAAACGCGAGAAATCCAACCACATGCTAGATTTAGGTACAGAGGATAAGATGCATGAGAACAACATTATGTTTACACCCTTTTCTTGCCAATACTGCAAAGAAGCCTTCCCAGGTCCAATTCCCTTGCATCAGCATGAACGTTACCTGTGTAAAATGAATGAGGAGATCAAGACAGTTCTCCAGACTAGCGAGAACCTTATGCCCACAAAACAGGGGATGTTTACGGAGAAGCATGCCCTCCTGCTCTCGTCCATGCTGTCTGAGAAAAGCCCCATCAACCCGTACAAGGACCACATGTCAGTGCTCAAGGCCTACTTCGCTATGAACATGGAGCCCAATTCAGAGGAACTACTGAAGATCTCCATAGCGGTCGGCCTTCCTCAGGAATTCGTCAAAGAGTGGTTCGAACAGAGGAAAGTCTTCCAGTACGGCACCCCAAGAACTCCACCACTAGAACAACGAAGGAACAACCATGCAGATATGGTTCTAGCCgcaaacaaccacaaccacactccCACTAAAGACTCAATGGCAGCTAGATCCCCAGTGTCCCTGATCAAGTGTAATGACCGTGACCGCAACCGTGACCACCATATCATGTCCCCCTCCATTGCAGAGCTCCATAACAACGTCAACAACTGTGAGAACCAACTCAGACTCATGAAAGCCAACACGTTCAGTGGACACGCCAAACACATGGCTGACCACTCCAAAATGGACCACCTCTCAAGGAGCAGCACACCTTCTCCTTTGAACCTTTCCTCCACATCTTCCAAAAACTCCCAGAGTAGCTCTTATACTCCAAACAGCCTGATGTCTGAGGACCTGAACCACAACATGAACCTGCCTGAACAACCACTGGACCTGTCACTGCCAAAGCTCATGAAGGAGCCCAAACACGCCATGACCGTGAAGAGCAGACCTAAACTAAACGGTATTAACCACCATGACCACTCCAGTGTTCCCTCCCCACGAGAACACTTCGAAGAGCCACTTAACCTGGCCTATCTCAAGAAGGAGTTTGAAGGCAGAGGCCAGAACCACCTCAATGGAGACTTCAACAAAAGTACCAGCCCCTTGTTTGGGATGAACCCCTTCGGTGCCAAACCTATGTACACGTCGCTTCCGCAACAGACCGCGTTCCCACCTGCCACCTTCATGTCGCCGATGCAGGCCAGCATGCCTGGGCTGAGGCCGTACCCAGGGCTGGATCAGATGAGCTTCCTACCACACATGGCCTACACTTATGCAACAGGAGCAGCTACCTTTGCTGAgatgcagcagcagcagaggagaaAATACCAGCGAAAGCCTGGTTTCCAG GGGGAGCTGCTCGACGGAACAGCCGATTACATGTCAGGACTGGATGACATGACCGATTCAGACTCCTGTCTGTCCCGGAAGAAGATTAAGAAGACAGAAAGTG GTAAACGGCCACATCAGTGTCAAATCTGCAAGAAGGCATTCAAACACAAGCATCACCTTATAGAACATTCACGACTGCACTCGGGCGAGAAACCGTACCAGTGTGACAAGTGCGGTAAGCGCTTCTCTCACTCCGGCTCTTACTCCCAGCACATGAACCACCGCTACTCTTACTGCAAGAGGGAGGCCGAGGAGAGGGAAGCGGCCGAGAGAGAGGCCCGGGAGAAGGGCCACCTAGAGCCCACAGAGCTACTATTGAGCCGGGCCTACTTACAGGGCATGACTCCTCAGGGCTACCCCGACCTGGAGGACCGCGAGGGCAttctgagggaaggagggatgaacgGAGGCATGAGAGATCGCCAAAAGGAAGTTGAAGGAACGTACGCGAAAATAGGACGTAGGGAAGAGGActttgaggaggaggaagaggagagcgagAACAAGAGCATGGACACAGATCCAGACACgttgagggatgaggaggagaacGGCGAGCACTCGATGGACGATAGTTCTTTTGACGGGAAAACAGAAACCAAATCGGATCACGAGGACAACATGGAGGACGGCATGTAA
- the LOC109890443 gene encoding zinc finger E-box-binding homeobox 2 isoform X3: MKHEIMADGPRCKRRKQANPRRKNALNYENVMDTGSETEDEDKLLVSEEDGLLNGVGSPASLNNHDVGSPRVGHALMTKEDEDDDMRDSGVDHVWHDNDMLHASVDGTDEIKDDYDTMGPDATLQTVGNGTVKNVVDCTSEFEEFFAKRSKLQEESHVVSIAEYLQRGDTAIIYPEAPEGEELSRMGTPEASETNGQEENDLPPGTPDAFAQLLTCPYCDRGYKRLTSLKEHIKYRHEKNEENFACPLCNYTFAYRTQLERHMATHKPGRDQHQLLNQGAGNRKFKCTECGKAFKYKHHLKEHLRIHSGEKPYECPNCKKRFSHSGSYSSHISSKKCIGLIAVNGRMRNNMKTGSSPTSASSSPTNTAITQLRHKLENGNGNGKPLGHHQDQNNHHLNIKTEPLDFNDYKLMMASHGFGAPGPFMNGGMGGNSSPLGIHCSARSPMQHLGVGIEQQLLGYPSLSNNLSEVQKVLQIVDNTVCRQKMDCKPEEISRLKAYMKELGNQIEEQKQGLTSQGGHQVGLPVVSHNGATKSIIDYTLEKVNEAKACLQSLTTDSKRQISTIKREKSNHMLDLGTEDKMHENNIMFTPFSCQYCKEAFPGPIPLHQHERYLCKMNEEIKTVLQTSENLMPTKQGMFTEKHALLLSSMLSEKSPINPYKDHMSVLKAYFAMNMEPNSEELLKISIAVGLPQEFVKEWFEQRKVFQYGTPRTPPLEQRRNNHADMVLAANNHNHTPTKDSMAARSPVSLIKCNDRDRNRDHHIMSPSIAELHNNVNNCENQLRLMKANTFSGHAKHMADHSKMDHLSRSSTPSPLNLSSTSSKNSQSSSYTPNSLMSEDLNHNMNLPEQPLDLSLPKLMKEPKHAMTVKSRPKLNGINHHDHSSVPSPREHFEEPLNLAYLKKEFEGRGQNHLNGDFNKSTSPLFGMNPFGAKPMYTSLPQQTAFPPATFMSPMQASMPGLRPYPGLDQMSFLPHMAYTYATGAATFAEMQQQQRRKYQRKPGFQGELLDGTADYMSGLDDMTDSDSCLSRKKIKKTESGMYACDLCDKTFQKSSSLLRHKYEHTGKRPHQCQICKKAFKHKHHLIEHSRLHSGEKPYQCDKCGKRFSHSGSYSQHMNHRYSYCKREAEEREAAEREAREKGHLEPTELLLSRAYLQGMTPQGYPDLEDREGILREGGMNGGMRDRQKEVEGTYAKIGRREEDFEEEEEESENKSMDTDPDTLRDEEENGEHSMDDSSFDGKTETKSDHEDNMEDGM, from the exons ATGAAATTAAAGATGATTATGACACTATGGGGCCTGACGCCACTCTTCAGACGGTTGGAAACGGTACAG TTAAGAATGTTGTTGATTGCACTTCCGAGTTTGAGGAGTTCTTCGCCAAGCGTAGCAAGCTCCAGGAGGAGAGCCACGTGGTCAGCATCGCTGAGTACCTGCAGCGGGGCGACACTGCCATCATTTACCCAGAAGCACCCGAGGGAGAGGAGCTGTCCCGTATGGGCACGCCCGAAGCGTCTGAAACAAACGGCCAGGAGGAAAATG ACCTGCCACCTGGAACTCCAGATGCTTTCGCCCAACTGTTGACCTGCCCCTACTGCGACCGGGGTTACAAGCGCTTGACATCGCTCAAGGAGCACATCAAGTACCGCCACGAGAAGAACGAGGAGAACTTCGCCTGCCCCCTGTGTAACTACACGTTTGCTTACCGCACTCAGCTTGAGCGACATATGGCCACGCACAAGCCCGGCAGAGATCAG CACCAACTGCTGAACCAGGGGGCTGGCAACCGCAAGTTCAAATGCACAGAATGTGGCAAGGCCTTCAAATACAAGCACCATCTGAAGGAACACCTGCGGAttcacagtg GTGAGAAGCCATACGAATGCCCAAACTGCAAGAAGCGCTTCTCCCACTCAGGCTCCTACAGCTCACACATCAGCAGCAAGAAGTGCATCGGCCTTATAGCAGTCAACGGGAGGATGCGCAACAACATGAAGACAGGCTCTTCCCCTACATCAGCCTCGTCGTCCCCCACTAACACCGCCATCACCCAGCTGAGACACAAGCTAGAGAACGGAAACGGAAACGGCAAGCCCCTGGGCCACCACCAGGACCAGAACAACCACCACCTGAACATCAAAACAGAACCACTCGACTTCAACGACTACAAACTCATGATGGCCTCCCATGGCTTCGGCGCGCCTGGGCCCTTCATGAACGGAGGGATGGGGGGAAATAGCAGCCCGCTAGGGATCCACTGCTCAGCCCGGAGCCCCATGCAGCACCTGGGGGTGGGGATCGAACAACAGCTCCTTGGTTACCCGTCCCTGAGCAACAACCTGAGCGAGGTCCAAAAGGTGCTCCAGATCGTGGACAACACTGTGTGCAGGCAGAAGATGGACTGCAAACCGGAGGAGATCTCCAGGCTCAAGGCTTACATGAAGGAGCTCGGGAACCAGATCGAGGAGCAGAAACAGGGACTGACGTCACAGGGGGGTCACCAGGTCGGTCTGCCAGTCGTCAGCCATAATGGGGCCACTAAAAGCATCATCGACTacacattagaaaaagtgaacgAAGCCAAAGCTTGTCTCCAGAGCTTGACCACGGACTCAAAGAGGCAAATTAGCACTATCAAACGCGAGAAATCCAACCACATGCTAGATTTAGGTACAGAGGATAAGATGCATGAGAACAACATTATGTTTACACCCTTTTCTTGCCAATACTGCAAAGAAGCCTTCCCAGGTCCAATTCCCTTGCATCAGCATGAACGTTACCTGTGTAAAATGAATGAGGAGATCAAGACAGTTCTCCAGACTAGCGAGAACCTTATGCCCACAAAACAGGGGATGTTTACGGAGAAGCATGCCCTCCTGCTCTCGTCCATGCTGTCTGAGAAAAGCCCCATCAACCCGTACAAGGACCACATGTCAGTGCTCAAGGCCTACTTCGCTATGAACATGGAGCCCAATTCAGAGGAACTACTGAAGATCTCCATAGCGGTCGGCCTTCCTCAGGAATTCGTCAAAGAGTGGTTCGAACAGAGGAAAGTCTTCCAGTACGGCACCCCAAGAACTCCACCACTAGAACAACGAAGGAACAACCATGCAGATATGGTTCTAGCCgcaaacaaccacaaccacactccCACTAAAGACTCAATGGCAGCTAGATCCCCAGTGTCCCTGATCAAGTGTAATGACCGTGACCGCAACCGTGACCACCATATCATGTCCCCCTCCATTGCAGAGCTCCATAACAACGTCAACAACTGTGAGAACCAACTCAGACTCATGAAAGCCAACACGTTCAGTGGACACGCCAAACACATGGCTGACCACTCCAAAATGGACCACCTCTCAAGGAGCAGCACACCTTCTCCTTTGAACCTTTCCTCCACATCTTCCAAAAACTCCCAGAGTAGCTCTTATACTCCAAACAGCCTGATGTCTGAGGACCTGAACCACAACATGAACCTGCCTGAACAACCACTGGACCTGTCACTGCCAAAGCTCATGAAGGAGCCCAAACACGCCATGACCGTGAAGAGCAGACCTAAACTAAACGGTATTAACCACCATGACCACTCCAGTGTTCCCTCCCCACGAGAACACTTCGAAGAGCCACTTAACCTGGCCTATCTCAAGAAGGAGTTTGAAGGCAGAGGCCAGAACCACCTCAATGGAGACTTCAACAAAAGTACCAGCCCCTTGTTTGGGATGAACCCCTTCGGTGCCAAACCTATGTACACGTCGCTTCCGCAACAGACCGCGTTCCCACCTGCCACCTTCATGTCGCCGATGCAGGCCAGCATGCCTGGGCTGAGGCCGTACCCAGGGCTGGATCAGATGAGCTTCCTACCACACATGGCCTACACTTATGCAACAGGAGCAGCTACCTTTGCTGAgatgcagcagcagcagaggagaaAATACCAGCGAAAGCCTGGTTTCCAG GGGGAGCTGCTCGACGGAACAGCCGATTACATGTCAGGACTGGATGACATGACCGATTCAGACTCCTGTCTGTCCCGGAAGAAGATTAAGAAGACAGAAAGTGGTATGTACGCGTGTGACTTGTGCGACAAAACATTCCAGAAGAGCAGTTCCCTCCTAAGACACAAATATGAACACACAG GTAAACGGCCACATCAGTGTCAAATCTGCAAGAAGGCATTCAAACACAAGCATCACCTTATAGAACATTCACGACTGCACTCGGGCGAGAAACCGTACCAGTGTGACAAGTGCGGTAAGCGCTTCTCTCACTCCGGCTCTTACTCCCAGCACATGAACCACCGCTACTCTTACTGCAAGAGGGAGGCCGAGGAGAGGGAAGCGGCCGAGAGAGAGGCCCGGGAGAAGGGCCACCTAGAGCCCACAGAGCTACTATTGAGCCGGGCCTACTTACAGGGCATGACTCCTCAGGGCTACCCCGACCTGGAGGACCGCGAGGGCAttctgagggaaggagggatgaacgGAGGCATGAGAGATCGCCAAAAGGAAGTTGAAGGAACGTACGCGAAAATAGGACGTAGGGAAGAGGActttgaggaggaggaagaggagagcgagAACAAGAGCATGGACACAGATCCAGACACgttgagggatgaggaggagaacGGCGAGCACTCGATGGACGATAGTTCTTTTGACGGGAAAACAGAAACCAAATCGGATCACGAGGACAACATGGAGGACGGCATGTAA